One region of Peromyscus eremicus chromosome 4, PerEre_H2_v1, whole genome shotgun sequence genomic DNA includes:
- the LOC131909896 gene encoding small ribosomal subunit protein eS12-like, with the protein MAEEGIAAGGVMDNNTFLQEVLKIALACGIHEDAKALDKHQARLCVPTSSCDEPMYVKLVEALCAEHQINMIKVDGKKPGEWVDLCKSDQEGKPQKVVGCSCGVVKDYGKESQDNDVIEEYFKCKKRITNTSCMLPVGYILGKHQGSHGKPAA; encoded by the exons ATGGCTGAGGAGGGCATTGCTGCTGGAGGTGTAATGGACAACAACACTTTTCTACAGGAGGTGCTGAAGATCGCCCTGGCATGTGGCATCCATGAAGATGCCAAAGCCTTAGACAAGCACCAAGCCCGTCTCTGTGTGCCCACATCCAGCTGTGATGAGCCTATGTATGTCAAGTTGGTGGAGGCACTTTGTGCTGAGCACCAAATCAACATGATTAAGGTTGATGGCAAGAAACCAGGGGAATGGGTAGACCTCTGTAAAAGTGACCAAGAGGGGAAGCcacagaaagtggttggttgtaGTTGTGGAGTGGTTAAGGACTATGGCAAAGAATCTCAGGACAACGATGTCATCGAAGAGTACTTCAAATGCAAGAAACGAATAA CAAATACTTCCTGCATGCTGCCTGTGGGCTACATCCTGGGCAAGCACCAGGGGAGCCATGGCAAACCAGCCGCATAG